A single region of the Eleginops maclovinus isolate JMC-PN-2008 ecotype Puerto Natales chromosome 16, JC_Emac_rtc_rv5, whole genome shotgun sequence genome encodes:
- the LOC134877619 gene encoding serine/threonine-protein kinase SBK1-like isoform X1 → MVCVYLMEHPSPTQTLVPSPDPPSTTMNSSPHGSRASIDILEELQLIAAQNLEKLDINKYYEVVCELGKGTYGKVDLVVHKIRGTKMALKFLRKKTTKLKSFLREYSISLYLSPCPFIINMYGIAFETDEYYIFAQEYALAGDLFDIIPPQVGLPECVAKRCVHQVAIALDYLHCKKLVHRDIKPENILIFDKECRKVKLSDFGMTRRAGSPVKRVSGTIPYTAPELCDTSRHEGFCVDYSTDVWAFGVLLFCMLTGNFPWEKAMPNDTFYEEFVRWQRRRTGTVPSQWRRFTDDSLRMFRRLLSIEQERRCSVKEVFSYFNQSWMLDTENGNGLASSVAPALDISSSSSEENVLVDRLKQQSLSHAFMSGKGSVMMDTHFSSVSTNSSPSSTGSYDRVNRENNERGRHLVATPIEICV, encoded by the exons ATGGTGTGCGTGTATCTAATG GAACATCCGTCTCCAACCCAGACCCTCGTTCCCAGCCCCGACCCGCCCTCAACAACAATGAACTCCTCGCCACACGGCTCCCGCGCCTCCATCGACATCCTGGAGGAACTCCAGCTGATTGCTGCTCAGAACCTGGAGAAACTGGACATCAACAAATACTATGAGGTTGTCTGTGAGCTGGGGAAGGGCACGTACGGGAAAGTGGACCTGGTCGTTCACAAAATCAGAG GCACGAAAATGGCCCTGAAGTTTCTGAGGAAGAAGACGACGAAGCTGAAGAGTTTCCTGAGAGAGTACAGCATCTCCCTGTACCTGTCGCCCTGCCCCTTCATCATCAACATGTACGGCATCGCCTTTGAGACCGATGAGTACTACATCTTCGCTCAGGAGTACGCGCTGGCAGGAGATCTGTTTGACATCATCCCCCCACAG GTGGGACTTCCTGAGTGTGTGGCGAAGCGCTGCGTCCACCAGGTGGCGATCGCCCTGGACTACCTGCATTGTAAGAAACTAGTGCACAGAGACATCAAACCAGAGAACATCCTCATCTTCGACAAAGAGTGTCGCAAAGTCAAGCTCTCAGACTTTGGTATGACGCGGCGTGCAGGCTCCCCAGTGAAGCGTGTTAGCGGCACGATCCCGTACACAGCGCCCGAGCTGTGCGACACCTCACGGCACGAGGGCTTCTGTGTGGACTACAGCACAGATGTGTGGGCGTTTGGAGTGCTGCTCTTCTGCATGCTGACAGGGAACTTTCCCTGGGAGAAGGCCATGCCAAACGACACCTTCTACGAGGAGTTTGTGCGTTGGCAGCGGCGCCGGACGGGAACCGTTCCGTCGCAGTGGCGGCGCTTCACCGATGATTCTCTTCGAATGTTCCGAAGGCTCCTCTCAATCGAGCAGGAGCGCCGCTGCTCCGTCAAAGAAGTCTTCAGCTACTTCAACCAGAGCTGGATGTTGGACACGGAGAACGGAAACGGCTTGGCGAGCAGTGTGGCGCCCGCTCTGGACATCAGCTCGTCGTCGTCTGAAGAGAACGTGTTAGTGGACAGGCTGAAGCAGCAGAGCTTGTCGCATGCTTTTATGTCAGGGAAGGGGAGCGTCATGATGGACACCCACTTCTCGTCCGTGTCCACGAACAGCTCACCGTCCTCCACCGGCAGCTACGATCGCGTcaacagagagaacaacgaGAGAGGGCGCCACCTGGTGGCAACACCCATTGAGATCTGTGTGTAG
- the LOC134877619 gene encoding serine/threonine-protein kinase SBK1-like isoform X2 gives MNSSPHGSRASIDILEELQLIAAQNLEKLDINKYYEVVCELGKGTYGKVDLVVHKIRGTKMALKFLRKKTTKLKSFLREYSISLYLSPCPFIINMYGIAFETDEYYIFAQEYALAGDLFDIIPPQVGLPECVAKRCVHQVAIALDYLHCKKLVHRDIKPENILIFDKECRKVKLSDFGMTRRAGSPVKRVSGTIPYTAPELCDTSRHEGFCVDYSTDVWAFGVLLFCMLTGNFPWEKAMPNDTFYEEFVRWQRRRTGTVPSQWRRFTDDSLRMFRRLLSIEQERRCSVKEVFSYFNQSWMLDTENGNGLASSVAPALDISSSSSEENVLVDRLKQQSLSHAFMSGKGSVMMDTHFSSVSTNSSPSSTGSYDRVNRENNERGRHLVATPIEICV, from the exons ATGAACTCCTCGCCACACGGCTCCCGCGCCTCCATCGACATCCTGGAGGAACTCCAGCTGATTGCTGCTCAGAACCTGGAGAAACTGGACATCAACAAATACTATGAGGTTGTCTGTGAGCTGGGGAAGGGCACGTACGGGAAAGTGGACCTGGTCGTTCACAAAATCAGAG GCACGAAAATGGCCCTGAAGTTTCTGAGGAAGAAGACGACGAAGCTGAAGAGTTTCCTGAGAGAGTACAGCATCTCCCTGTACCTGTCGCCCTGCCCCTTCATCATCAACATGTACGGCATCGCCTTTGAGACCGATGAGTACTACATCTTCGCTCAGGAGTACGCGCTGGCAGGAGATCTGTTTGACATCATCCCCCCACAG GTGGGACTTCCTGAGTGTGTGGCGAAGCGCTGCGTCCACCAGGTGGCGATCGCCCTGGACTACCTGCATTGTAAGAAACTAGTGCACAGAGACATCAAACCAGAGAACATCCTCATCTTCGACAAAGAGTGTCGCAAAGTCAAGCTCTCAGACTTTGGTATGACGCGGCGTGCAGGCTCCCCAGTGAAGCGTGTTAGCGGCACGATCCCGTACACAGCGCCCGAGCTGTGCGACACCTCACGGCACGAGGGCTTCTGTGTGGACTACAGCACAGATGTGTGGGCGTTTGGAGTGCTGCTCTTCTGCATGCTGACAGGGAACTTTCCCTGGGAGAAGGCCATGCCAAACGACACCTTCTACGAGGAGTTTGTGCGTTGGCAGCGGCGCCGGACGGGAACCGTTCCGTCGCAGTGGCGGCGCTTCACCGATGATTCTCTTCGAATGTTCCGAAGGCTCCTCTCAATCGAGCAGGAGCGCCGCTGCTCCGTCAAAGAAGTCTTCAGCTACTTCAACCAGAGCTGGATGTTGGACACGGAGAACGGAAACGGCTTGGCGAGCAGTGTGGCGCCCGCTCTGGACATCAGCTCGTCGTCGTCTGAAGAGAACGTGTTAGTGGACAGGCTGAAGCAGCAGAGCTTGTCGCATGCTTTTATGTCAGGGAAGGGGAGCGTCATGATGGACACCCACTTCTCGTCCGTGTCCACGAACAGCTCACCGTCCTCCACCGGCAGCTACGATCGCGTcaacagagagaacaacgaGAGAGGGCGCCACCTGGTGGCAACACCCATTGAGATCTGTGTGTAG